The genomic stretch ACTGGCGCTCCCACCAGCGCGGGGTCACCAGCCGCATGATACCGGCGCAGGCTTGTTCTAGCGTAAGCGTTCCACTCTGGTGGCGATGCCAGTGCGCCGGTGTTACGTTCAGAGCCTGTGCCAGCATCGCCAATTGGCCATAGAGACGCGTTTGTACTTCATCACTGAATAGCGGCATGTGATGGCTGCCACTGCACGCCTGCAAGTACTGATCGCAACGCGCGTTGTAGGCATCATTCATGTGACCGGCGATACGGCTGGCAAATGCAGACAGCACCCGGTCCGGCATGTCCGGCAGTAGGTGGTATTGTTCTGCCTCACTGATGAAGTGCGAAGAACGGCGAGTGTTCATCCGGTAACGGGAATTAACGGCGTCGATTCGGGGCCACAGTCGGCGATGAACCACCGCTAACAGGTAGTTAAACGCGGCCTGTAGCCCCTGATGTTGCTTGAGATACTCGAAGCGTCGCCGAAAGTGATCAGCGAGGAAACGCGGTAACAGCGCCAGTTGATACAAGACTGCCTGCCCCTGTCGCAGGGTATCCGAGGACAGCGTACTGGATTCGGGCAGAATAGCCGTACGGGGGGTATTCCAGGCATATGCCCAGCGTTGTTCCCCGCTATCGGCACTTTTTTCGCTGTTGTCAGACGTCATAACCAGCCCGCGTGTTGTTTACCCAATGCATGTTTGCCGAATGATCGGCACAAATCGCCGTACCGTTTCCGGTCTGTCAGTTCGTGAATGTTGTCATCAGGACAGCGGCCGGTAATGGCGTAGCCGCTGTTCACGGATTTCCTGACAGGATACGCAGCACACCACACCGGGAATCGCCAGCCGACGAGCCTCGGGAATCGGTGCCTCGCAATCCTCACAGACTAATGCCGATGGGATGACGGGCGCGGTGCGTGCATGCGCAATTTGTGCATCCAGCAGCAACGCTTGCTGCTCCTGAGAGATGTCCATACTGTCTGCCATCAGTGCGCCTCCCACAGCTGGTGCCGCATGTTTTCTGCTTCCTGTTGCAAGAGCGCTACCAGTTCCTGTGCAGATAAATGCTCCTGACAGGCGTGTTGCGCCAGATTATCCAGATGCTCGCTGTAGCGATGAGCGAGGTCGGTGCGCCAGCTATCCTGTGGGCGGCTACCCGGTGGGATGACGCTTGTGTAGTGCCTTTTTTGGTTGTTTTTCATACATTCTCCTGATAATAAGCCGCAACAAGTCCTGCCAGCCAAAATGGCGGCCTGTCTGGCGGCGGTTGAGTTAACGGCGATAGTTTTCTGATGAAATCTGCCGTCAGCGGTAAAAACGGGTGCTAGCGAAAATAATGTTCGGGTTTGATACTGGACAGAATGTCGGGGGCATCGCTAAACAGGCTGTGTAATTCACCGGCAGCGCGAACCAGTGCATCTGTCCATTGGCAATCTGGCTCATCGATACGCCGCAACGGGTGGTTGAATTCCCGCGCTGTGAGCCCGGCGTGGAAAAACAGTGTGCGGCGCTCGCTCAGGCGTAAGCGGGTAACCAGTGGCAATACATCATTTCTTGCCTTCACGTCCGACCCGCCAAATGCGTTGCGTAGTTCATTTAACGCACTGACAACCCTTTCTCTTGCCATTTCATCCATTTCATCTAGCAGATAGACACACCAACGTTGGTGCAAGGCAGCATGAAAACACAGCGTGCGCCGATAGCGTTCCGAAAGCCGTTGGTAAAACAGGCACGTCTGTTCCCAGCGCGAATCAGCAAAATGTTTTCCAAGCAACGCCCGCAAATTAGGCGGTAGAGCCTGCAGGTGATTGGCGGTAAAGGCATAATGCGGTTTCATGATGACACCCGCTGGCCGTCACGGCCGTTTGGTCGGCTACCGAACTGAGGGTGTGGGTACTGAACTTTAGTAGAGTTCGAATTTCCGAATTTCGTGGTAAAGTCATTAGTACCATTCACAACGGCTAAATGGCAGTGCCAATTTGGCAGTGGCTGTAACGTTGCAACAAGTGAAAATGCGTCCGGTTTCCAATCAGGAGTGAACGGCGTTTTTGCATTTGCAAAATAATTGGAACTGGGGAGATTGATTGCGGCACGGTATCTATTCCCTGTAACAGGTGGATAGTGCCAGAGAGCAGCTATTGCCGATACCGTTTGCATCGCGTTGTGCAAGCAGGTGAAAGTCGCTGTTACCTGGGCAGGCATAAAATGATGCATTCGATAATCTATGGCTACCGGCGTTGCGATGACACAAAAAGCACTCACTGACGTAGGATTTTCCTCAGAAATGAGCGATAGAATTGAAATCTCGTCCGACATAAAGCAATATCTCCCCCAGGCCAGGGTGTTCTATGGTGTTACATGTGCTATGTAGACACTATAAAACACGTAACGTGTATATGTAAATACTCGTGAGGTGTTTTTGAATACAAATAGTGATGCCGTGTCTGCGGCCTCCGTGCTTGAGCGCATCATGTCAAGCTATGGAGTAAAGACTCAGAAGGAACTGAGCGAGGTAACTGAAATACCTACCAATACAATCAGTAACTGGGTTCAGCGAGGGAACGTGCCGGGTAACATTATTCTTAAATGTGCGCTAGATACTGGAGCCGAAGCAGGATGGCTGGTAACTGGTGAGTTTGCAAATGCGAATGTCTTTGCTCATAAATCACCGCTGAAAGGTAAAGCGCTTTATGAGCAAATTCTATCATCGGGTGGTAAGGCGGTACTGCGTCGTATGCTTGATGCCTATGGCTTTAGTACGCAAAAAGAGTTGGGCGACTTACTGGGCATTGCACCCGGGACGATCAGTACCTGGATTCGTCGAGATTTCTTTCCTGGGGATGTGGTCGTTACCTGCGCGCTGGATACCGGGGTGTCACTGGCGTGGCTGGCGACCGGTAAAGGATCGCCGCAACAGCATGATACGCCGGTGAGCCGTCATGATGACGCGGGTATTACCCTGATTCCACGCAATGTACTAAAAACGGGTAAATTGCAGGAAGCAGGGGAGTGGAAAGCTGACCCGCAATGCATTCCTGCTGGCTTGCATGCGCCGTTGCTGGTAGAGGGGAGCACCGCTTCCTGGCTGGTGGATACCGGTATTACCAGCATCAGCAATGGGCGTTGGTTGCTGGATATTGACGGTAAAAACGATATCTATGATGTAGCTCTGCTGCCGGGGCGCAAAATGCAGGTTGAAGGCGGCGGCTCGCAATTCCAGTGTGGAGTCGACGAGGTCACTCCCCGTGGGGTGGTGGTGCTGACGTTAACGCCCAGTCTCTAAAATCAACATCAACACATATGGCGTGCTGAGGTGCGCCGTATGTGTTCTCTCTTCGTCATTATCCTTGTAAATCTGTCGCGGCGGCGGTGATTGTGCAGCTGTCAGCAGCGTGTGCCTGCGGTTTCCTGCCCATCGTAACGGCATCACGCCAATATTACACACCTATAAAAATTCACCATCAAATAATCGTCATGGCGTTAACATTGTAATTACATTAATTGCTGTGGTTATCACAGTGGAATGAAACGGCGAATTATAGCTAATTATTATTATGTTGTTTTTTTATTTTTCACATTATTGTTTGTGCTCATTTTTAGGGTAAAGATTTATTTATTCTACATTATTGTGATTTATTGAATATTTGATTGAAAAAAGATGAGTTGTGATAGTTGTCTAATTATTCGGTGTTCTTGGGTGTTTTTATTAAACTACGCTTTATACAGGCCGATAATTTTTAAGTTGGGATGCGGGGTCATAAAACCTGGATGGTAGTGAATCTCTGAATTATTACGTGACGATGTTTTTATCCGTCATCGTTGCTATGCGTTACGCCTTGTGCTTGGGCTGCAGGAGAATCAATAGGCTTGCAGTCTGGTGATGGCAGAAATAAATACGCTGGTGAGCAGATTACGATAATCATAAACAGGTGATGCTATGAGTATTTTGGGTGAAAAATACGATAATCTTAAAGTGGGAACCCGGCTGTCATTAGGGTTTGGCTTAGTGCTGCTATTGTCGCTAGTGGTATTGATATCCGGCGTCGTCGGATTCCGAACCATCGATGATAGTAATACTAAGGTGCAGGTGACGAATGATCTTAATGCCACACTGGCGCAAGCGCGCGTGTTGCGTACGCAATTCCAGTTCACGCACGATTACAATGTTATTGAGAAGAATGGGGTGCTGGTTAATAAAATGGTCGACATCCTCACTCAGGCTAAAAATCTGAGCTGGGATAAGAATACCCTGGATGATGTCGAACGTATCGATCAGGATTTGAAGGCTTATAGCGCGACACGAGAAGCGTTTATTGCGGCCAGTAAAAAGCGCGATACCGCAGGATTGGCAATCAGCCAGGACGACAGTGAAAAAGTGCTGGAAGCGTTCCAGAGCCAATGGCAGCAGGTAACCGGGCTCCCTTCTGATACCCAGGTGGTACTGTATCAACTGGGTGAACGCATGTCGGATATTCGTGATGTAGCCCATGATTTGTTGCTGGCACCGTCTGATAACACGCTGGCCGTGACGCTAAAGAGTATTGATACGGCGGAAAAAGCCATTAAAGAAAAAGCCGGGCAGTTGCCAGCAGCGATACAAGCCAGCCTGAAAACGGCCTGGGATTATTTCCTGGTATATCGTCAATCTGCCGGTGCCTATTTGGCAGCATTTCAGGATGAAACCCGTGCCAGTCAGGCCATGACGGCATCGGCGGATAAACTGAATAAAGATGTCGCGGCCCTGTTTAGCCAGCAACTGACTAACTCCACTCAAACCACTCGTTCATCGGAATTAAAAATGATGGTGACCGGGCTGACGGTGGTGCTGTTTGGCATCATCATGGCATGGCGTATTTCGGTGCAGATTGTGACGCCGCTTAAACAAGGGCTGTCGGTGGCTGAACGTATCGCCGATGGTGATCTTTCATCATCAGTGAGTTCTTCACGCCGTGATGAGCTAGGTATGTTGATCACTGCCATGGCGAATATGAATGACAAATTACGCACCATGATTCGGGATATTCGCGAAGGGGTCGGAAATGTGGCATCGGCGTCGGCCGAGATCGCGGCCGGTAATACAGACTTGTCGTCCCGCACGGAGCAGCAGTCGGCAGCCGTGGTGGAGACTGCTGCTAGTATGGAACAGCTGACCTCAACGGTAAAACAGAACTCGGAAAACGCGCATCATGCCTCACAGCTGGCCTCAGAAGCCTCACAAAATGCCATTAAAGGCGGTGAGATTGTCAGTAACGTGGTGAAAACCATGAATGATATCTCCAGCAGTTCTAAGCGCATTTCCGAAATTACCTCGGTTATCAATAGTATTGCGTTCCAGACCAACATTCTGGCGCTGAATGCGGCGGTTGAGGCGGCAAGAGCGGGCGAGCAAGGGCGTGGTTTTGCTGTCGTCGCCAGCGAGGTGCGTAATCTGGCGCAGCGTAGTTCACAGGCGGCAAAAGAAATTGAAGGGCTGATTCAGGAGTCGGTATCGCGGGTGAATACCGGCTCAGAGCTGGTGGATGATGCAGGTAAAACCATGCAGGATATCGTCCGCTCAATTACCCATGTATTTGACATCATGGGGGAAATTGCTTCGGCATCTGATGAGCAAAGTCGCGGGATTAGTCAAATCGCCCAGGCAGTGACTGAGCTGGATAGCACCACGCAGCAAAACGCCGCGCTGGTGGAAGAGTCCTCCTCGGCGGCCAATGCGTTGGAAGAGCAGTCGCAGTTACTGATGCAGGCGGTATCGGCGTTCCATTTAGGTGACGATTCCCATACACACCACCATACCCATACTTCCGGTGCTGCAACCAGTCAGGCGCTATTGCTGGGTAAACCGTCGTCCGGTAAATCGAGTCAGTCAGGACGCAAACACACCGCGAAGACGGATAAGTCGTCTGGTAGTGCTAAACACCATTCTGACAAAGATGAGTGGGTGAAGTTTTGATGGGTGAGTGACGTTTTGATGAGTGAGTGACGTTTTGATGAGTAGTGAAAGGAAAGTCTGTCCATAATAGTCGGTCTTTATTACATCAGTTTGGGCAATGTCGTTACCGTTACGGCATTGCCCTTTTTTTATGCGATCTGGGTTATGGAAGGTCGTTTATTGGGGACGTGTGTTGAACATCTGTCTGTCGCATCATGTGTAGAGTGAGTCAAGAACATTGGACGAAGCGCTAGTGGATTAGCGGTCACGGTATTCGTGGGCCGGTTTCCAGTACCCGCTGCGAAAATCGTCAATCGGAAAGCAGCCGCCATTACGGATTTGTTGCTCCTCCATGGCGCTCAGACACTGTGGTTCATTGATATAGGTTCCCGCGACCAGACTCTCGCAGTTACCCCCCAGGTAACAGACAAAGATCACCAGTGCGAACATAGATTCCTCAACAGGTTACTACGCCTTGATTGTGAGTGTAGATGAAAAACGCCGATCGGGAACGCCGCAAGCGGCGACCCGGTCAAAGATTAATCGATGAAATTGAAGATTAATCGATAGCAAGCACAAGATTGGCACCATCGCGAACCAGATCGCGAGGCAGGGTGTTTTTCAGCCGCCGACCAACACGTTTGCTGAGCCCCAGCGGGGTCTGCTGCCAGGTCAGTAACATGTCGTCATGGTCGCTGAAGGCGGGAGGATAAATGTCTTTTCCCCGGAACCAGTCCACGGCCTGTTCTGCAGTAAGCTCGAAGGCGTTCGGGCTCTGTGGGTCGCCCAGTGCCACAATGGCTTCATGCTGCCAGCGATACCCTTTGGCAAAACGCTCCGCCAGTTTGATGCCGATGCGGGAGAAGCGCATTTTACCCAGCATGGGTTGCAGTGCGGTTGGAAACAACCAGATCTCGTCGTCACGCTGCCATAGCTGTAACTGCTGATCTGACCATCGCAAACCCAACCGTCGGGCGCTTTGGCTAATCAACTGTGCGTCTTTATTGCTGAGTGGTGTAAATGGCAGCTTGCCCGGTTTGTAATCCGGCGGTGCCAGCGGCGGTACGCTCGCAGTTTTACGCAAGCGCGCCACAAAAAAACCTTCACTGTCATAAATCTGTGGGAAGACGTGCAGGAATCCCTCGTCCGTCAGAGCCTGATGCGCTTGTGGGAACAGATCTTTTAGCGACTCGATTTCACACGCACCGGGGAATTGTTGCATTAACCAATGGCACACCTGCTGGTTTTCCTGATGATTCAGGGTACAGGTGGAATAAATCAGCACCCCGCCCGGTTTCAATGCATGGAAGGCGCTGAGTATCAGGTCGCGTTGAGTGGTAGCGATATCAGCGATGCTTTCCAGCGACCAGTGACTCATGGCAGCAGGATCTTTCCTGACCACACCTTCGCCAGAGCAAGGGGCATCCAGCAGGATGGCGTCAAAGGTTTCAGGCAAGGCGTTGCCGAAGACCCGGCCGTCAAAGTGTGTCAGCGTAGTATTGCTCACGCCACAACGATGCAGGTTGGCGTGCAGAACTTTTACCCGACTGGCGGAGTATTCGTTGGCGACAATCAATCCCTGATTGTTGAGATGGGCGGCAATCTGGGTGGTTTTAGAACCGGGGGCGGCGGCCATATCCAACACCCGCTCTGGGGTATCATGCCCCATGAACAGCGCACTGACCGGTAACATCGAACTGGCTTCCTGGATATAAAACAGGCCGCTCAGGTGTTCGAGCGCATTACCCAGCCGCATCACTTCTTCATCTGCGTTGAGCAGCCAAAAACCGTCGTGACACCAGGGTACTGCTTCCATTTCCCAACCGTAGGGGGCGACCAGCGTGAGAAAATCAGGCACGCTGATTTTCAATGTGTTGACGCGGATACTACGGCGTAATGGCCGCTGGCAGGTATCGATGAAGTCATCCATGTTCAGGTGCGCAGGCATGATGGCTTGCATAGCGGTCAGAAAATCGGGAGTGAGGGAAGCAGGAATAGGTTTAGCCACAGCAGCGTTTCCGTTACAACAATCAAAGTGTGAATCTTACCATATCCCAGTGATGGGAAGGGATGGCGGCTCGTCGCTTCAGATGCAGTGAGCCGCCGCCTGTACTTATCGTTCCGGCAGGGCGGTTCCCCAGTCACGCCAGCCACTGGGTTCTTCGCTATGCAACAGGAAGTGTTTACCGGCCTGTGCTGTCGGTGCCAGCGGTGTGGTGGGAGGGGTGGCAAAGGCGATGCCGCCACGAATGAATTGCTGGAACGTCCCGCTCTTGATAACACCGCCGGTCAGGCCAAATTGCAGGTTATAGCCGGAAGCCAGCCAGAATACCGAGTTATCGCGTACCAGATGAGCATGGCGTTTACTGATACGCAGCGCGACAGAGACTCGGTCGGACAAGGTGCCGAGCGACAGGCCGGTCACCGTGCCGACCTCAATACCGCGAAACAGTACCGGGGTGCCAATCTGTAGCGATCCGGCTTCAGCGGTATCCACGCTGATATTGAGCCCGTCCTGATAGCGTGAGTCGGAAATCGTGGCTTTTTGCAGTTCAAAACTGCGGGTAACGGCACCGTTACCCGGTTCGACGTTGATATAGGGCTGGATCAGCGTTTCCAGGTGGTTGACCCCAGCGGCGGAGATTTCGGGTGTCACCACCGAAAAACGGGTACCCGCACGGGCAAAATGGCGAACGTATTCCGGGTATAGCACCGCCTGTACTCGCACTTCGTCGCGTTGCTCCGCCAGTTTGAGTGACTCCAGTTGGCCGATGTCGATGCCAAGATAACGGATTGGCATACCGGCGGAGAGCTTGCTGGCATCGTAGGTGCGTAATGTGATTCGGCTGCCAATGGCTCTGGCGGCGGTTTCATTGCTGTACAACGGGCGTTTGCCACCTTGCACATCGGCAGCGCCCTCCACATTGTCAAAACTAATCGCCCCTTTCAGCGCGCGGCTGAGCGGAGACGCCTGCACCGTCAACCCAGCACCGTTCAGTTGCACGCGTGCGCCGCCCTCGGCCCAGAATACGCTGTTATCGGTGAGCAGTTTGCGGTATTCCGGCCGAATATAAACATCGATTTCGAAGGTGTCGGCTTTGGGGCGAATACGGGTAATTTCACCGACCTGAAATTTTCGATACAGCACGACGGATCCATCCTGAATATCTGGCAGGCTGTCGGCCAATAACGTCAGCGTGGTGGGGGGCATTGTCCCCTGAATACCGGCACCGGCTTTTTCCCGATCGCTATAGAGCGGGTAACGTGATTGTGCCTCACCAGTCGAGCCCGGTAACACGGTGACACCACCGTTAAGCCACTCTTGCGCGCTGGCGCCCAGCATCTGTACGCCGTCCAGCCCGAGTTTGACATTGACCCGGCTACTGGCGACAAATTGACTGTCTTTATGCAGCAGGTGGCGGTATTGGCGGTCGATAACGGCGGTAAAACTCACACCGTTATCGGTCAGCGTGCGTTGAACAATGCGACCAATTTGCACACCGTGCAACATAATCGGCTGGCCGCTGTCGATACCGTAACTCTGGTCGGCCGTTAATTCGATGTTAAGCGCACCGGGCTGTTGCAACTGCTGTTGTGTCGCGTCAGCCACGGTAAAGTGTTGCTTCGGTTCGCCCTCGCCGGGGATGAGCGTCAGTGTCGTCCCCCCTAACAGGCTGGGCAGGTTGAGATCACTGAGCGATAAACGCGGTGCGGCCAGTTCAATGCGGGTGTTGTCGCGCATCAGCGGCACCACGGACGGGTCGACAATTAATTCACCGGTGACGCGCTGGTTGGCTTCCAGGGTGAGTCGTTGCAGTGTCCCCACCTCCAACCCTTGATACAGCAAGGGAGTATGCCCGGCTTGCAGTTTATCGCCAGAAGGCAAGTCCAGTGTTATCGACACGCCACGCTGGCTGTGTGCCAGATCCGGATACAAATCATAAATTTGGTCCGCAGAGGCAGGCTCGCTCTGTTCGGGCGAATCAAAGGCGATAGCACCGTTAACCAGTGCCGATAGATTTTGCATTTCAACGGTCGCCCCGCTGAAACTGACATCGGCTTTTAGCCCGGAAACGTTCCAAAAGCGGCTGTTCTTTTTCACCAACCCGGTGAAACGGCGGTCGATCAATACGTCAATCGTCACACCACGGTGATCGGCATTAACGCTGTAGTCGTAGACTTTCCCAACCGGAATCTTCCGGAAATAGACCAGCGAACCGGCATTGAGCGATCCCAGGTCGTCAGCATGCAGATGCACCAGTAATTCACCACTGTTAGCGCGATATTTCGGCTGATTATCTTGTGCGGTGAAGTGTGTCGACGGGTCGCCACGGCCGGGCAGCATGCCGATATAGTTACCGCCGACCAGCGCATCTAGCCCCGATACCCCGGCCAGCGAGGCTTTGGGCGTCACCAGCCAGAACTGGGTACCGCTGCGTAGCGCATCCTTCATGTCGTTACGGATGCTGGCGACGACCTGAATCGTACGCAAATCATCGCTGAGTTTTATGTTGCGCACAGTACCGACTTCCACCCCTTGATAACGCACCGGGGTGCGACCGGGCACAATGCCGTCCGCTGAGACGAAATCAATCGTTACCGTCGCACCACGCTCCTGCTGGTTGGTGTAGAGCAACCAACCAGCAATCAGCAGGGCGACAACGGGCAGTAACCAGAAAGGCGACAAGCGGCGTCGGGATTTGATGCGGGCTTCAGCGGCGGGCATCGGCGTTGAGTTCGACATTGTTATCCTATGAATTTAGTCATTATCCCATATCAGTCGACTATCCAGCCATTCGACAGACAATATGGTCAAAATAACGGCAGCGCCAAAATAAAGCGCCGCAGGTCCCATGGTAAAAGCAAGCAATTGGTCGCGGTTAACCAGCGACATGGTCAGCGCGATAACGAACAGGTCGAGCATCGACCAACGCCCAATCCAGGTCATCAGGCGCAGCAGACGCATACGGAGCATGCGGCCGGTTTTCATCCGAAAATGGATGCTGACCAGCAGAAATGTGGTGATGATAACCTTACTGAACGGCACCAGAATACTGGCGATAAAAACCACCAGCGCCACCGGGACATTACTGGTTGCCAGCGACATAATGCCGGAAAAAATGGTGTCCTCGCGGCGAACGCCGTTGACATAAATGATTGAGATCGGCATCAAATTGGCAGGCAACAGCAGAATAACGGCGGAAATCAACGCCGACCAGGATTTTTGCAGGCTATAAGGACGGCGCGGCGTGAGCGGCACATGGCAACGACGGCAACGGCCTTGATGGTCAGGCTGTGCAGTAAAATGACAGGACAGGCAGACCAGCGCCTCTGCTGGGGCAGAGGTTGCTGGTTGTGGATCACGCTGTGGGTGTTGTGGGTCTCGTTGTGGATAGTAGCGCTGCCAGAGTTGCTCGGTATTAAGGTGAATCAGGGTCAGCAGGCTTAGCGCCATCAGCACCAGAAACGCCAGTAACCCATTGCCGGGCAGGACTTCGGAAAATTCACGCACTTTAATCGACGCGACCGCCAGACCGACCAGATACACATCCAGCATGACCCACTCTTTCAGGCGTTCGAAGAGCAGCAATACCGGACGCAGGTTCATGCCGACGCGTGGAGCGAAAAACAGATACAACAGGGCGAAGACCAGCGTGAGTGGAGCCCCGATAGTACAAAATGCCACGATACTGGCGGTGACCGGGTGGCCCTGGCGTGTCATTTGCCAGATACCTTCCAGCAAGCTGGCATTGATGGACACACCCAGCAGGCGAATGTTGAGCAGCGGCTCGGTATAGGCAAACGGCATCAGAAGCAGCATGGCGATGGCCATTGATACCAGCCGTGAGATAGACCAATCGCGGCCGCTGGCAAGGTGTGCCACACAGCGCGGGCAGTGGCCGTGTTGATGGCGTTTGAGCCGGGGCAACATGAAGGGCTGGTCGCATTGTGGGCAACGCTGAAAGCGGCGCGGCGCTACAGGCGGCGAGTCGGCCGACTCGATAGGCGCAGCGGCGTTATAAATTTTCATATTTCCTGCGGGCAGGTTAACAGGACAGGTATTATCATAGTGTAACTGAATGATGGATGACACAAAATCACTGCTACTCTTGTCAGGTCACATGGTGACGTCATCAGACGGTATCCTGCATGCATTTACCGATGTCGGGCGCTGTATAACGCACAATAACCGCTGCTTTATGAGCGCCCCGT from Dickeya zeae NCPPB 2538 encodes the following:
- a CDS encoding PqiB family protein, producing MSNSTPMPAAEARIKSRRRLSPFWLLPVVALLIAGWLLYTNQQERGATVTIDFVSADGIVPGRTPVRYQGVEVGTVRNIKLSDDLRTIQVVASIRNDMKDALRSGTQFWLVTPKASLAGVSGLDALVGGNYIGMLPGRGDPSTHFTAQDNQPKYRANSGELLVHLHADDLGSLNAGSLVYFRKIPVGKVYDYSVNADHRGVTIDVLIDRRFTGLVKKNSRFWNVSGLKADVSFSGATVEMQNLSALVNGAIAFDSPEQSEPASADQIYDLYPDLAHSQRGVSITLDLPSGDKLQAGHTPLLYQGLEVGTLQRLTLEANQRVTGELIVDPSVVPLMRDNTRIELAAPRLSLSDLNLPSLLGGTTLTLIPGEGEPKQHFTVADATQQQLQQPGALNIELTADQSYGIDSGQPIMLHGVQIGRIVQRTLTDNGVSFTAVIDRQYRHLLHKDSQFVASSRVNVKLGLDGVQMLGASAQEWLNGGVTVLPGSTGEAQSRYPLYSDREKAGAGIQGTMPPTTLTLLADSLPDIQDGSVVLYRKFQVGEITRIRPKADTFEIDVYIRPEYRKLLTDNSVFWAEGGARVQLNGAGLTVQASPLSRALKGAISFDNVEGAADVQGGKRPLYSNETAARAIGSRITLRTYDASKLSAGMPIRYLGIDIGQLESLKLAEQRDEVRVQAVLYPEYVRHFARAGTRFSVVTPEISAAGVNHLETLIQPYINVEPGNGAVTRSFELQKATISDSRYQDGLNISVDTAEAGSLQIGTPVLFRGIEVGTVTGLSLGTLSDRVSVALRISKRHAHLVRDNSVFWLASGYNLQFGLTGGVIKSGTFQQFIRGGIAFATPPTTPLAPTAQAGKHFLLHSEEPSGWRDWGTALPER
- a CDS encoding methyl-accepting chemotaxis protein; this encodes MSILGEKYDNLKVGTRLSLGFGLVLLLSLVVLISGVVGFRTIDDSNTKVQVTNDLNATLAQARVLRTQFQFTHDYNVIEKNGVLVNKMVDILTQAKNLSWDKNTLDDVERIDQDLKAYSATREAFIAASKKRDTAGLAISQDDSEKVLEAFQSQWQQVTGLPSDTQVVLYQLGERMSDIRDVAHDLLLAPSDNTLAVTLKSIDTAEKAIKEKAGQLPAAIQASLKTAWDYFLVYRQSAGAYLAAFQDETRASQAMTASADKLNKDVAALFSQQLTNSTQTTRSSELKMMVTGLTVVLFGIIMAWRISVQIVTPLKQGLSVAERIADGDLSSSVSSSRRDELGMLITAMANMNDKLRTMIRDIREGVGNVASASAEIAAGNTDLSSRTEQQSAAVVETAASMEQLTSTVKQNSENAHHASQLASEASQNAIKGGEIVSNVVKTMNDISSSSKRISEITSVINSIAFQTNILALNAAVEAARAGEQGRGFAVVASEVRNLAQRSSQAAKEIEGLIQESVSRVNTGSELVDDAGKTMQDIVRSITHVFDIMGEIASASDEQSRGISQIAQAVTELDSTTQQNAALVEESSSAANALEEQSQLLMQAVSAFHLGDDSHTHHHTHTSGAATSQALLLGKPSSGKSSQSGRKHTAKTDKSSGSAKHHSDKDEWVKF
- a CDS encoding DUF2732 family protein — protein: MKNNQKRHYTSVIPPGSRPQDSWRTDLAHRYSEHLDNLAQHACQEHLSAQELVALLQQEAENMRHQLWEAH
- a CDS encoding TraR/DksA family transcriptional regulator gives rise to the protein MADSMDISQEQQALLLDAQIAHARTAPVIPSALVCEDCEAPIPEARRLAIPGVVCCVSCQEIREQRLRHYRPLS
- the yebS gene encoding membrane integrity lipid transport subunit YebS, giving the protein MKIYNAAAPIESADSPPVAPRRFQRCPQCDQPFMLPRLKRHQHGHCPRCVAHLASGRDWSISRLVSMAIAMLLLMPFAYTEPLLNIRLLGVSINASLLEGIWQMTRQGHPVTASIVAFCTIGAPLTLVFALLYLFFAPRVGMNLRPVLLLFERLKEWVMLDVYLVGLAVASIKVREFSEVLPGNGLLAFLVLMALSLLTLIHLNTEQLWQRYYPQRDPQHPQRDPQPATSAPAEALVCLSCHFTAQPDHQGRCRRCHVPLTPRRPYSLQKSWSALISAVILLLPANLMPISIIYVNGVRREDTIFSGIMSLATSNVPVALVVFIASILVPFSKVIITTFLLVSIHFRMKTGRMLRMRLLRLMTWIGRWSMLDLFVIALTMSLVNRDQLLAFTMGPAALYFGAAVILTILSVEWLDSRLIWDND
- the rsmF gene encoding 16S rRNA (cytosine(1407)-C(5))-methyltransferase RsmF, encoding MAKPIPASLTPDFLTAMQAIMPAHLNMDDFIDTCQRPLRRSIRVNTLKISVPDFLTLVAPYGWEMEAVPWCHDGFWLLNADEEVMRLGNALEHLSGLFYIQEASSMLPVSALFMGHDTPERVLDMAAAPGSKTTQIAAHLNNQGLIVANEYSASRVKVLHANLHRCGVSNTTLTHFDGRVFGNALPETFDAILLDAPCSGEGVVRKDPAAMSHWSLESIADIATTQRDLILSAFHALKPGGVLIYSTCTLNHQENQQVCHWLMQQFPGACEIESLKDLFPQAHQALTDEGFLHVFPQIYDSEGFFVARLRKTASVPPLAPPDYKPGKLPFTPLSNKDAQLISQSARRLGLRWSDQQLQLWQRDDEIWLFPTALQPMLGKMRFSRIGIKLAERFAKGYRWQHEAIVALGDPQSPNAFELTAEQAVDWFRGKDIYPPAFSDHDDMLLTWQQTPLGLSKRVGRRLKNTLPRDLVRDGANLVLAID
- a CDS encoding phage repressor protein CI, which produces MSAASVLERIMSSYGVKTQKELSEVTEIPTNTISNWVQRGNVPGNIILKCALDTGAEAGWLVTGEFANANVFAHKSPLKGKALYEQILSSGGKAVLRRMLDAYGFSTQKELGDLLGIAPGTISTWIRRDFFPGDVVVTCALDTGVSLAWLATGKGSPQQHDTPVSRHDDAGITLIPRNVLKTGKLQEAGEWKADPQCIPAGLHAPLLVEGSTASWLVDTGITSISNGRWLLDIDGKNDIYDVALLPGRKMQVEGGGSQFQCGVDEVTPRGVVVLTLTPSL
- a CDS encoding YebW family protein → MFALVIFVCYLGGNCESLVAGTYINEPQCLSAMEEQQIRNGGCFPIDDFRSGYWKPAHEYRDR